Proteins encoded within one genomic window of Natator depressus isolate rNatDep1 chromosome 1, rNatDep2.hap1, whole genome shotgun sequence:
- the LRRN3 gene encoding leucine-rich repeat neuronal protein 3: protein MKDMPLKIHFLLGLAITAFVQAVDKKVDCPQSCTCEIRPWFTPRSIYMEAPTVDCNDLGLVNFPMRLPANTQVLLLQTNNIAKIEHSVDFPVNLTGLDLSQNNLSSVININLRKMPQLLSVYLEENKLTELPEECLSGLNNLQELYINHNLLSTIASGAFIGLDNLLRLHLNSNSLQMINSKWFEAIPNLEILMIGENPIIRIEEMNFKPLINLCSLVLAGINLTEIPDNALVGLNNLESISFYDNRFVKVPHVALQKVTNLKFLDLNKNPINRIRRGDFSNMLHLKELGINNMPELISIDSLAVNNLPDLRKIEATNNPRLSYIHPNAFYKLPKLESLMLNSNALSALYRNTIDSLPNLKEISIHSNPIRCDCVIRWINMNKTNIRFMEPDSLFCVDPPEFQGQNVRQVHFREMMEICLPLIAPESFPSTLDLETGSYVSLHCRATAEPEPEIYWITPSGRKLLPNMVTDKYYVHSEGTLDISDVTQKESGLYTCIATNLVGADLKSVMMKVNGSFPQDSNGSLKIKIKEVQSNSILVSWKASSKILKSSIRWTAFQKTENSPAAQSVRIPSDIKVYNLTHLNPSTEYEICIDIPTIYQQNKKQCVNVTTKGLDLAVKDYEKTNITGFLACLGVLLGVICVVYLYSCISQEINCDAGHSYLRNYLKKQSFSLNELYPPLISLWDTGKDKSTALEVKATVIGVPTNMS from the coding sequence ATGAAGGACATGCCACTCAAAATTCATTTCCTTCTTGGCCTAGCTATCACTGCATTTGTACAAGCTGTAGATAAAAAGGTAGACTGCCCTCAGTCATGTACATGTGAGATCAGACCTTGGTTTACCCCAAGATCCATATACATGGAAGCTCCAACAGTGGACTGTAATGATTTAGGCCTTGTTAATTTCCCAATGAGACTGCCTGCTAACACACAGGTTCTACTTCTACAGACAAACAACATTGCAAAAATTGAACACTCAGTAGACTTCCCAGTGAACCTTACTGGTCTTGATTTATCTCAAAACAATTTATCCTCAGTGATCAATATTAACCTTAGAAAGATGCCACAGCTTCTTTCGGTGTACCTTGAGGAAAACAAACTTACTGAGCTGCCTGAAGAATGTCTATCTGGACTGAACAATTTACAAGAACTCTACATTAATCACAACTTGCTTTCCACAATTGCATCAGGAGCTTTTATAGGCCTTGATAATCTTCTCAGACTTCATCTCAATTCAAATAGCCTACAGATGATCAACAGTAAGTGGTTTGAAGCTATTCCTAACCTTGAGATTCTCATGATTGGGGAAAATCCAATCATCAGAATCGAAGAAATGAACTTTAAGCCTCTTATCAATCTGTGCAGCCTGGTTTTAGCAGGCATAAATCTCACTGAAATACCTGATAATGCTTTGGTTGGCCTTAACAATTTAGAAAGCATCTCATTTTATGACAATAGATTTGTTAAAGTGCCCCATGTTGCTCTTCAAAAGGTTACAAATCTCAAATTTTTGGATCTAAATAAGAATCCCATTAACAGAATACGAAGAGGAGATTTTAGCAATATGCTGCACCTAAAAGAATTGGGAATTAATAACATGCCTGAACTAATTTCTATAGATAGTCTTGCTGTTAACAATTTGCCAGATTTAAGAAAAATAGAAGCTACCAATAACCCCAGATTATCATACATCCATCCAAACGCTTTCTATAAACTTCCCAAGCTAGAATCACTCATGCTCAATAGTAATGCACTTAGTGCCCTATACCGTAATACAATAGACTCTTTGCCTAACCTCAAAGAAATCAGTATACACAGCAATCCAATCAGATGTGATTGTGTCATCCGCTGGATTAACATGAATAAAACCAACATTCGATTCATGGAGCCAGATTCATTATTTTGTGTGGATCCTCCAGAATTTCAAGGCCAGAATGTGAGGCAGGTACACTTTAGGGAAATGATGGAAATCTGCCTCCCACTGATAGCGCCTGAAAGTTTTCCCTCAACTCTGGATTTAGAAACTGGCAGCTATGTTTCtttacactgcagagcaacagcagaaccagaacctgaaatATACTGGATAACACCATCAGGTCGCAAACTTTTGCCTAATATGGTTACTGATAAATACTATGTCCATTCTGAAGGAACATTAGACATAAGTGATGTTACACAAAAAGAAAGTGGACTATATACATGCATAGCAACTAATCTAGTTGGAGCAGATTTAAAATCAGTTATGATGAAAGTGAATGGTTCCTTCCCCCAAGACAGCAATGGATCTTTgaagattaaaataaaagaagtGCAATCTAATTCTATTCTGGTGTCTTGGAAAGCAAGTTCTAAAATTCTGAAATCCAGCATTAGATGGACTGCATTTCAGAAGACCGAGAACTCTCCGGCTGCACAGAGTGTTCGAATTCCATCTGATATAAAGGTGTATAATCTTACTCATCTAAATCCATCAACTGAATATGAAATTTGTATAGACATTCCCACCATCTACCAGCAGAATAAAAAACAATGTGTCAATGTCACCACAAAAGGATTGGACCTTGCAGTGAAAGATTATGAAAAGACCAACATAACAGGATTCCTTGCCTGCCTTGGAGTTCTTTTGGGAGTCATCTGTGTGGTATATCTCTACAGTTGCATCTCACAAGAAATTAACTGCGATGCAGGACACAGCTATTTAAGGAATTACCTGAAGAAACAATCCTTTTCACTCAATGAACTTTATCCTCCTCTAATCAGTCTTTGGGACACTGGCAAAGACAAAAGCACAGCACTGGAAGTAAAAGCAACTGTGATAGGAGTACCAACGAATATGTCATGA